In Mesorhizobium sp. 113-3-3, a genomic segment contains:
- the glgB gene encoding 1,4-alpha-glucan branching protein GlgB, which yields MRKPRATAATSGPDGLAPASDVAAIVAGTHGDPFAILGVHEVGKGLFARCFVPHAETVTAYTLTGLEAGALSRRDDAGFFEGKLSIKKRQPLRYHARNAGGDWWLTDPYSFGPVLGPMDDYYIAEGSHLRLFDKIGAHVIDHEGATGVHFAVWAPNARRVSVVGDFNDWDGRRHTMRDRRDTGIWELFVPDIGAGRPYKYEIIGPDGVRLPLKADPFAFKSELRPATASVVAVPPAHEWGDEAHRNFWRNADHRREAISIYEVHAGSWQLRDDGTFLSWDEMADRLIPYVVETGFTHIEFMPISEHPYDPSWGYQTTGLYAPSARFGDPDGFARFVDGAHRAGVGVILDWVPAHFPVDAHGLAHFDGTALYEHADPRKGFHPDWNTAIYNFGRREVVSFLVNNALFWAEKYHVDGLRVDAVASMLYLDYSRKAGEWIPNEKGGRENLEAVSFLQKMNKEVYGHHPGVMTIAEESTSWPKVSAPVHEGGLGFGFKWNMGFMHDTLEYFAKEPIFRKHHHNDLTFGLTYAFSENFVLPLSHDEVVHGKGTLLGKMAGDDWQKFATLRAYYGFMWGYPGKKLLFMGQEFAQRREWSEARALDWNLLDFRPHRGVWQTVRDLNYLYRSRPALHGRDCEPEGFSWLIVDDSQNSVFAWVRNAPGGSPVAVISNFTPVPRDNYRVPLPKAGKWREIINTDASEYGGSGMGNGGMVEARAEGKSISATMLLPPLSTIMLELVAEADEQGET from the coding sequence ATGAGGAAGCCGCGCGCGACCGCTGCGACAAGCGGGCCGGACGGACTGGCGCCAGCCAGCGATGTTGCGGCAATTGTCGCCGGTACGCACGGAGATCCGTTCGCGATCCTTGGTGTCCATGAGGTCGGCAAAGGCCTGTTTGCCCGCTGCTTCGTTCCGCATGCCGAGACTGTCACCGCCTATACGCTGACGGGCCTCGAGGCCGGCGCGTTGTCGAGGCGGGACGACGCGGGCTTCTTCGAAGGCAAATTGTCGATCAAGAAGCGCCAGCCGCTGCGCTATCACGCCAGGAACGCCGGCGGCGACTGGTGGCTGACCGATCCCTATTCGTTCGGTCCGGTGCTCGGGCCGATGGACGACTACTATATCGCCGAGGGGTCGCACCTCAGGCTGTTCGACAAGATTGGCGCGCATGTCATCGATCATGAGGGCGCCACCGGCGTGCATTTCGCCGTCTGGGCTCCCAATGCGCGGCGCGTCTCGGTGGTCGGTGATTTCAACGACTGGGATGGCCGCCGCCACACGATGCGCGATCGCCGCGACACCGGCATCTGGGAGCTGTTCGTGCCCGACATCGGTGCCGGGCGGCCCTACAAATACGAGATCATCGGGCCCGATGGCGTCAGGCTGCCGCTGAAGGCCGATCCGTTTGCGTTCAAATCCGAACTCCGCCCGGCCACGGCTTCGGTCGTTGCCGTGCCGCCGGCGCATGAATGGGGCGACGAAGCGCACCGCAATTTCTGGCGCAATGCCGATCACCGCCGCGAAGCGATCTCCATCTACGAAGTCCACGCCGGGTCCTGGCAGCTTCGCGACGACGGTACCTTCCTGTCATGGGACGAAATGGCCGACCGGCTGATCCCTTACGTCGTCGAGACCGGCTTCACCCACATCGAGTTCATGCCGATCTCCGAGCATCCCTATGACCCGTCCTGGGGCTATCAGACGACCGGCCTTTATGCGCCCTCGGCCCGCTTCGGCGATCCCGACGGGTTTGCCCGTTTCGTCGATGGCGCGCACCGCGCCGGCGTCGGCGTCATCCTCGATTGGGTGCCGGCGCATTTCCCGGTCGACGCGCATGGCCTGGCCCATTTCGACGGCACCGCGCTCTACGAACATGCCGATCCGCGCAAGGGTTTTCATCCCGACTGGAACACCGCGATCTACAATTTCGGCCGCCGCGAGGTGGTGTCGTTCCTGGTCAACAACGCGCTGTTCTGGGCCGAAAAATACCATGTCGACGGTTTGCGCGTCGATGCGGTCGCCTCGATGCTCTACCTCGACTATTCGCGCAAGGCCGGCGAGTGGATTCCCAATGAGAAGGGCGGCCGCGAGAACCTCGAGGCGGTCTCTTTCCTGCAGAAAATGAACAAGGAAGTCTACGGTCACCATCCGGGCGTCATGACCATCGCCGAGGAATCGACCTCATGGCCGAAGGTCTCGGCGCCGGTGCATGAAGGCGGGCTCGGCTTCGGCTTCAAGTGGAACATGGGCTTCATGCACGACACGCTGGAGTATTTTGCCAAGGAGCCGATTTTCCGCAAGCACCATCACAACGACCTGACCTTTGGGCTGACCTACGCCTTCTCAGAGAATTTCGTGCTGCCGCTCTCGCATGACGAGGTCGTGCACGGCAAAGGCACGCTGCTAGGCAAGATGGCCGGCGACGACTGGCAAAAGTTCGCGACCTTGCGGGCCTATTACGGCTTCATGTGGGGCTATCCCGGCAAGAAGCTCCTGTTCATGGGGCAGGAATTCGCGCAGCGCCGCGAATGGAGCGAGGCGCGCGCGCTCGACTGGAACCTGCTCGATTTCCGACCGCATCGCGGTGTCTGGCAGACGGTGCGCGATCTCAACTATCTCTATCGTTCGCGCCCGGCGCTGCATGGCCGCGACTGCGAGCCGGAAGGGTTTTCCTGGCTGATCGTCGATGACAGCCAGAATTCGGTTTTCGCCTGGGTGCGCAACGCGCCGGGCGGCAGCCCGGTGGCTGTCATCTCCAATTTCACGCCGGTGCCGCGCGACAATTATCGCGTGCCGCTGCCGAAGGCCGGCAAGTGGCGCGAGATCATCAACACCGACGCATCCGAATATGGCGGTTCCGGCATGGGCAATGGCGGCATGGTCGAGGCAAGGGCGGAAGGCAAGAGCATCTCGGCAACGATGCTTTTGCCGCCGCTGTCGACGATCATGCTCGAACTCGTCGCCGAGGCCGACGAACAGGGCGAGACTTGA
- a CDS encoding ATP-binding cassette domain-containing protein: MDQKGFGMTQEPILTARGLVKRYGRVTALDNADFDLYPGEILAVIGDNGAGKSSLIKAISGAVVPDEGEIRLEGKTVAFKSPMEAREAGIETVYQNLALSPALSIADNMFLGREIRKPGFLGQWLRMLDRPAMEKRARDKLTELGLMTIQNIGQAVETLSGGQRQGVAVARAAAFGSRVVIMDEPTAALGVKESRRVLELILDVKKRGLPIVLISHNMPHVFEVADRVHIHRLGRRLAVIDPKQYTMSDAVAFMTGAKAPPEAALAA; this comes from the coding sequence ATGGATCAGAAAGGTTTCGGCATGACCCAGGAGCCCATTCTCACCGCGCGTGGCCTGGTCAAGCGCTACGGCCGCGTCACCGCGCTCGACAATGCCGACTTCGACCTCTATCCCGGCGAAATCCTCGCCGTCATCGGTGACAATGGCGCCGGCAAGTCGTCGCTCATCAAGGCGATTTCAGGCGCTGTCGTGCCCGACGAGGGCGAAATCCGGCTTGAAGGCAAGACCGTTGCCTTCAAGTCGCCGATGGAAGCCCGCGAAGCCGGTATCGAAACCGTCTACCAGAACCTCGCGCTTTCGCCGGCCCTGTCGATCGCCGACAACATGTTCCTCGGCCGCGAGATCCGCAAACCCGGTTTCCTCGGCCAGTGGCTGCGCATGCTTGACCGCCCGGCCATGGAAAAGCGCGCCCGCGACAAGCTCACCGAACTCGGCCTGATGACCATCCAGAACATCGGCCAGGCGGTGGAGACGCTCTCGGGCGGCCAGCGCCAGGGCGTGGCGGTGGCGCGCGCCGCGGCCTTCGGCAGCCGCGTGGTGATCATGGACGAGCCGACGGCGGCCCTTGGCGTCAAGGAGAGCCGCCGTGTGCTCGAACTGATCCTCGACGTGAAAAAACGCGGCCTGCCGATCGTGCTGATCTCGCACAACATGCCGCATGTCTTCGAGGTGGCCGACCGTGTTCACATCCATCGCCTCGGCCGTCGCCTCGCAGTCATCGATCCCAAGCAATATACGATGTCCGATGCCGTCGCCTTCATGACCGGCGCCAAGGCGCCTCCTGAGGCGGCGCTCGCCGCCTGA
- a CDS encoding ABC transporter permease translates to MAQAQEFEKVLSGSDTSVAAFDEHKSAVRRVQHFLHSTPAAVPLIVLVLSIIIFGITIGGRFFSSYTLTLILQQIAIVGILGAAQTLVILTAGIDLSIGVIMVISAVIMGNCAVSYGLPSVVAVALGLAAGAACGLLNGLLVAYMKLPPFIVTLGTWNIVMATNFIYSANETIRDTDVDTQAPLLHLFALSFKVGTAVLTLGVIAMVALVLLLWYVLNHTAWGRHVYAVGDDQEAAKLSGIQTKKVLVTVYTLAGLIAAFAAWVSIGRNGSISPSAAVTDYNLQAITATVIGGISLFGGRGSILGTLFGAMIVGVVSMGLNMLGADPQWKVLLTGVLIIGAVAVDQWIRKVSA, encoded by the coding sequence ATGGCTCAAGCTCAGGAATTCGAGAAGGTTCTCTCGGGCAGCGACACCAGCGTTGCCGCGTTCGACGAACACAAATCGGCAGTCAGGCGCGTCCAGCACTTCCTGCATTCGACGCCGGCGGCGGTGCCGCTGATCGTGCTGGTCCTGTCGATCATCATCTTCGGCATCACCATTGGCGGGCGGTTCTTCTCGTCCTACACGCTGACGCTGATCCTGCAGCAGATCGCCATCGTCGGCATTCTGGGTGCTGCGCAGACACTTGTCATCCTGACCGCCGGCATCGACTTGTCGATCGGCGTCATCATGGTCATTTCAGCCGTGATCATGGGCAATTGCGCCGTCAGTTACGGCTTGCCGAGCGTGGTTGCCGTGGCGCTCGGGCTAGCCGCCGGTGCTGCCTGCGGGCTGCTCAACGGGCTGCTGGTCGCCTACATGAAGCTGCCGCCTTTCATCGTGACGCTGGGCACCTGGAACATCGTCATGGCCACGAACTTCATCTATTCGGCCAATGAAACAATCCGCGACACCGACGTCGACACCCAGGCGCCGCTGCTGCATCTGTTCGCCCTGAGCTTCAAGGTCGGCACCGCGGTGCTGACGCTCGGCGTCATCGCCATGGTCGCGCTGGTGCTGCTGCTTTGGTACGTGCTCAACCACACCGCCTGGGGCCGCCATGTCTACGCCGTCGGCGACGACCAGGAGGCGGCCAAACTGTCGGGCATCCAGACCAAGAAGGTGCTGGTGACGGTCTACACGCTTGCCGGGCTGATCGCCGCTTTCGCCGCCTGGGTCTCCATCGGCCGCAACGGGTCGATCTCGCCGTCGGCGGCCGTCACCGACTACAATCTGCAAGCCATCACCGCGACGGTGATCGGCGGTATTTCCCTCTTCGGCGGGCGCGGCTCGATCCTGGGCACGCTGTTCGGCGCGATGATCGTCGGCGTCGTCTCCATGGGCCTCAACATGCTGGGCGCCGACCCGCAATGGAAAGTTCTGCTCACCGGCGTGCTGATCATCGGCGCCGTGGCGGTCGACCAATGGATCAGAAAGGTTTCGGCATGA
- the glgC gene encoding glucose-1-phosphate adenylyltransferase yields MADLKRTQPLARDAMAYVLAGGRGSRLKELTDRRAKPAVYFGGKTRIIDFALSNALNSGIRRLGVATQYKAHSLIRHLQRGWNFLRPERNESFDILPASQRVSETQWYEGTADAVYQNIDIIEAYGPEYMVILAGDHIYKMDYEMMLRQHVDANADVTVGCLEVPRMEATGFGVMHVDAKDNIIAFVEKPADPPGIPGNPDFALASMGIYVFKTKFLMEQLRRDAAEPGSSRDFGKDIIPYIVQHGKAIAHRFTKSCVRSTAENEAYWRDVGTVDAYWEANIDLTDITPELDLYDRDWPIWTYAELKPPAKFVHDEDGRRGSAVSSLVSGDCIVSGASLKKSLIFTGARINSYSTLEEVVMLPDVHVGRNAKLKRVVIDHGVRIPEGLVVGEDPALDAKRFRVSEKGICLITQDMINKLGL; encoded by the coding sequence ATGGCAGACTTGAAACGGACCCAGCCGCTGGCGCGCGATGCCATGGCCTATGTACTGGCCGGCGGCCGTGGCAGCCGCCTCAAGGAACTGACCGACCGCCGCGCCAAGCCGGCGGTCTATTTTGGCGGCAAGACGCGCATCATCGACTTCGCGCTCTCCAACGCGCTCAACTCCGGCATTCGCCGCCTCGGCGTCGCCACGCAATACAAGGCGCATTCGCTGATCCGCCACCTGCAGCGCGGCTGGAACTTCCTGCGGCCGGAACGAAACGAGAGCTTCGACATCCTGCCGGCCAGCCAGCGCGTCTCGGAAACGCAATGGTATGAAGGCACGGCCGACGCCGTCTACCAGAACATCGACATCATCGAGGCCTATGGCCCCGAATACATGGTCATCCTCGCCGGCGACCACATCTACAAGATGGACTACGAGATGATGCTGCGTCAGCATGTCGACGCCAATGCCGACGTCACCGTCGGCTGCCTCGAAGTGCCGCGCATGGAAGCCACCGGCTTCGGCGTCATGCATGTCGATGCCAAGGACAACATCATCGCCTTCGTCGAAAAGCCCGCCGATCCGCCCGGCATTCCGGGCAACCCGGACTTCGCCCTGGCCTCGATGGGCATCTACGTCTTCAAGACCAAGTTCCTGATGGAGCAGCTGCGCCGCGACGCCGCCGAGCCGGGCTCGAGCCGCGACTTCGGCAAGGATATCATTCCCTATATCGTCCAGCATGGTAAGGCGATCGCGCACCGTTTCACCAAGTCCTGCGTGCGCTCGACCGCCGAGAACGAAGCCTATTGGCGCGATGTCGGAACGGTCGATGCCTATTGGGAAGCCAATATCGACCTGACCGACATCACGCCGGAGCTCGACCTCTACGACCGCGACTGGCCGATCTGGACCTATGCCGAGTTGAAGCCGCCGGCAAAATTCGTCCATGACGAGGATGGCCGGCGCGGCTCGGCCGTCTCCTCCCTGGTCTCGGGCGATTGCATCGTCTCCGGCGCTTCGCTGAAGAAGAGCCTGATCTTCACCGGCGCGCGCATCAATTCCTATTCGACGCTGGAAGAGGTTGTCATGCTGCCCGACGTTCATGTCGGCCGGAACGCAAAGTTGAAGCGCGTCGTCATCGACCACGGTGTAAGGATACCGGAGGGGCTGGTCGTCGGCGAGGATCCCGCTCTCGACGCCAAGCGCTTCCGCGTTTCGGAGAAAGGCATCTGCCTGATCACGCAGGACATGATCAACAAACTCGGGCTCTAG
- a CDS encoding glycogen/starch/alpha-glucan phosphorylase, translated as MTRAMTSETLPPLLENPDPKTLAREVLVALKYRVGKDTTVATQYDWLTASIKVVRDRIVDRWMQATKEAYDQQEKRVYYLSLEFLIGRLMRDAFSNLGLMDNMREALSSLGVDLDLIAALEPDAALGNGGLGRLAACFMESMATVDIPAHGYGIRYANGMFRQEIHDGWQVELPETWLDHGNPWEFERRERSFEVGFGGSVESITSKDGRLERHVWKPTEHVLAVAYDTPVVGWRGNRVNTLRLWSGMPVDPILLDKFNAGDHIGALAESNKADALSRVLYPADSHMAGQELRLRQEYFFSTASLQDIVQRHLSQYGDLKSLPDKAAIHLNDTHPAIAVPELMRLLMDVHGMDFDLAWSITKRTFGYTNHTLLPEALESWPVPLFERLLPRHMQIVYAINAQVLLEARATDQFSGEQISRISLIQENGDRRVRMGNLAFVGSHSINGVSALHTELMKETVFADLHKLYPDRINNKTNGITPRRWLIQCNPGLTSLAREAIGDRFLDDIDAIKGLDNFADDSAFREKFAGVKRQNKARLANLVADRLGIKVDPSALFDIQVKRIHEYKRQLLNILEAIALYDQIRSHPERDWMPRVKFFGGKAAPSYHNAKLIIKLANDVAKVINRDPAVRGLLKVVFVPNYNVSLAEVLMPAADLSEQISTAGMEASGTGNMKFALNGALTIGTLDGANVEIKECVGDDNIFIFGLTTAEVAERRNNGYNPRAVIEGSSELAQAVAAVSSGVFSPDDPNRYRDLINGLYDSDWFMVAADFDTYAAAQRDVDAVWRNSPDWYARAIRNVARVGWFSSDRTIRQYAKEIWNVPA; from the coding sequence ATGACGCGCGCAATGACATCCGAAACCCTTCCGCCCCTGCTCGAAAATCCTGATCCGAAGACGCTCGCAAGGGAAGTCTTGGTGGCCCTCAAATACCGGGTCGGCAAGGACACCACCGTTGCGACCCAGTACGACTGGCTGACCGCCTCGATCAAGGTCGTGCGCGACCGCATCGTCGATCGCTGGATGCAGGCAACCAAAGAGGCCTACGACCAGCAGGAAAAGCGCGTCTACTATCTGTCGTTGGAGTTCCTCATCGGCCGCCTGATGCGCGACGCCTTCTCCAATCTTGGCCTGATGGACAATATGCGCGAGGCGCTGTCGTCGCTCGGCGTCGACCTCGATCTGATCGCCGCGCTCGAACCCGATGCCGCGCTCGGCAATGGCGGCCTCGGCCGGCTCGCAGCCTGCTTCATGGAAAGCATGGCGACCGTCGACATTCCGGCACACGGCTATGGCATCCGCTACGCCAACGGCATGTTCCGCCAGGAGATCCATGACGGCTGGCAGGTCGAACTGCCCGAAACCTGGCTCGATCACGGCAACCCCTGGGAGTTCGAACGGCGCGAGCGCTCCTTCGAAGTCGGCTTCGGCGGCTCGGTGGAGTCCATCACGTCAAAGGACGGTCGGCTCGAGCGCCACGTCTGGAAGCCGACCGAACATGTCCTGGCTGTCGCCTACGACACGCCTGTCGTTGGCTGGCGGGGCAACCGCGTCAACACGCTGCGGCTGTGGTCTGGCATGCCGGTCGATCCGATCCTGCTCGACAAGTTCAATGCCGGTGACCACATCGGCGCGCTCGCCGAAAGCAACAAGGCGGACGCGTTGTCGCGCGTGCTTTACCCCGCCGATTCCCACATGGCCGGGCAGGAGCTCAGGCTGCGGCAGGAGTACTTCTTCTCGACCGCATCGCTGCAGGACATCGTGCAGCGTCACCTCAGCCAGTATGGCGACCTGAAGTCGCTGCCCGACAAGGCGGCAATCCACCTCAACGACACCCACCCGGCGATCGCCGTGCCGGAGCTGATGCGGCTGTTGATGGATGTCCACGGCATGGACTTCGACCTCGCCTGGAGCATCACCAAGCGCACCTTCGGCTACACCAACCACACGCTTCTTCCCGAGGCGCTGGAAAGCTGGCCGGTGCCGCTGTTCGAGCGGCTTCTGCCGCGTCATATGCAGATCGTCTACGCCATCAACGCGCAGGTGCTGCTGGAGGCGCGCGCCACCGACCAGTTCTCGGGCGAGCAGATCAGCCGCATTTCGTTGATCCAGGAAAATGGCGACCGCCGCGTGCGCATGGGCAATCTGGCCTTTGTCGGCTCGCACTCGATCAATGGTGTGTCGGCGCTGCACACCGAGCTGATGAAGGAAACGGTGTTCGCCGACCTGCACAAGCTCTATCCCGATCGCATCAACAACAAGACTAACGGCATCACGCCGCGACGCTGGCTGATCCAGTGCAATCCCGGGCTGACCTCGCTCGCCCGCGAGGCGATCGGCGATCGTTTTCTCGATGACATCGACGCCATCAAAGGGCTCGACAACTTTGCCGACGACAGTGCGTTCCGGGAGAAGTTCGCCGGGGTCAAGCGCCAGAACAAGGCGCGGCTGGCCAATCTCGTCGCCGACCGGCTCGGCATCAAGGTCGACCCGTCGGCGCTGTTCGACATCCAGGTCAAGCGCATCCACGAATACAAGCGCCAGCTCCTCAACATCCTTGAGGCGATCGCACTCTACGATCAGATCCGCTCGCACCCCGAACGTGACTGGATGCCGCGCGTGAAATTCTTCGGCGGCAAGGCGGCGCCCAGCTACCACAACGCCAAGCTGATCATCAAACTCGCCAATGACGTCGCCAAGGTCATCAACCGCGATCCGGCGGTGCGCGGCCTGCTGAAGGTGGTGTTCGTGCCGAACTACAATGTCAGCCTGGCCGAGGTGCTGATGCCCGCCGCCGACCTGTCCGAGCAGATCTCAACCGCCGGCATGGAAGCGTCGGGCACGGGCAACATGAAGTTCGCGCTCAACGGCGCGCTGACCATAGGCACGCTCGACGGCGCCAATGTCGAGATCAAGGAATGCGTCGGCGACGACAACATCTTCATCTTCGGCCTGACCACGGCCGAGGTCGCCGAGCGGCGCAACAATGGCTACAACCCCCGCGCCGTGATCGAGGGCTCTTCCGAACTGGCGCAGGCGGTCGCGGCGGTTTCCTCGGGTGTCTTCTCGCCCGACGATCCCAATCGCTACCGCGACCTGATCAACGGCCTCTATGACAGCGACTGGTTCATGGTCGCCGCCGATTTCGACACCTACGCCGCCGCCCAGCGCGATGTAGACGCTGTCTGGCGCAACAGCCCGGACTGGTATGCCAGGGCAATCCGCAATGTCGCGCGCGTCGGCTGGTTCTCGTCCGACCGCACCATCCGTCAATACGCGAAAGAAATCTGGAACGTGCCTGCCTGA
- the glgA gene encoding glycogen synthase GlgA codes for MQVLSVTPEIFPLIKTGGLADVTGALPVALAAKGVTMRTLIPGFPVVMDAFKKKKAVYQYPLLQGGKASIHAVQIAGLDLFVLDAPHLFDRPGGPYGNASGADWPDNWRRFAALSQAGADIAGGAISGYLPDIVHAHDWQSAMTLAYMRYGKAVGTPSMMTVHNLAFQGQFGAGIFGELGLPAVAMALDGVEYYGGVGFLKAGLQAAWAITTVSPSYAQEIRSPEFGMGLDGLINMRSSDLYGIVNGIDTAIWDPETDKHLVSNYTAATLKARAPNRAAVEERFGLDRDDAPIVCVISRLTWQKGMDILATVIDGIVATGARLAILGSGDAGLEGALLAAAARHRGRIGVVIGYDEGLSHTMQGGCDAIIIPSRFEPCGLTQLYGLRYGCVPVVARTGGLADTIVDANEAAMAAGVATGFQFAPNNGGAMLHAIRRLADAYADPASFETIQRQGMKADVSWDKSAEKYLELYRLLLSKRVA; via the coding sequence ATGCAGGTTCTGTCGGTCACGCCCGAGATATTCCCGCTGATCAAGACCGGCGGGCTTGCCGACGTGACCGGTGCGCTGCCCGTCGCGCTCGCGGCCAAGGGCGTGACCATGCGCACGCTCATTCCAGGCTTTCCCGTGGTGATGGACGCCTTCAAGAAAAAGAAGGCTGTCTACCAATATCCGCTGCTGCAGGGCGGCAAGGCTTCGATCCATGCCGTGCAGATCGCCGGGCTTGACCTGTTCGTGCTCGACGCGCCGCATCTGTTCGACCGTCCCGGCGGTCCCTACGGCAATGCTTCGGGCGCGGACTGGCCGGACAATTGGCGGCGCTTCGCGGCGCTGAGCCAGGCCGGCGCCGATATCGCAGGCGGTGCCATCTCGGGCTACCTGCCCGACATCGTCCATGCCCATGACTGGCAGTCGGCGATGACGCTGGCCTATATGCGCTACGGCAAGGCGGTCGGCACGCCGTCGATGATGACCGTCCACAATCTCGCCTTCCAGGGCCAGTTTGGCGCCGGCATCTTCGGCGAGCTCGGCCTGCCGGCGGTGGCGATGGCGCTCGACGGCGTCGAATATTACGGCGGCGTCGGCTTCCTCAAGGCCGGTCTGCAGGCCGCCTGGGCGATCACCACGGTGAGCCCCTCCTATGCGCAGGAGATCCGCTCGCCGGAATTCGGCATGGGCCTCGACGGCCTGATCAACATGCGCTCCAGCGACCTCTACGGCATCGTCAACGGCATCGACACCGCCATCTGGGATCCGGAGACGGACAAGCATCTGGTGTCGAACTATACGGCCGCCACGCTCAAGGCGCGGGCGCCGAACAGGGCAGCCGTTGAGGAGCGTTTCGGCCTCGACCGCGATGACGCCCCGATCGTCTGCGTCATCAGCCGGCTGACCTGGCAGAAGGGCATGGACATTTTGGCGACGGTCATCGACGGCATCGTCGCGACCGGCGCGCGGCTGGCCATACTGGGCTCGGGCGATGCCGGCCTCGAAGGCGCACTGCTTGCCGCGGCCGCACGCCACCGTGGCCGCATCGGCGTGGTCATCGGCTATGATGAGGGGCTGTCGCACACCATGCAGGGCGGCTGCGACGCCATCATCATCCCGTCACGCTTCGAACCCTGCGGACTGACGCAGCTTTACGGCCTGCGCTATGGCTGCGTGCCGGTGGTCGCCCGCACCGGCGGCCTCGCCGACACCATCGTCGACGCCAACGAAGCGGCGATGGCGGCCGGCGTCGCGACAGGGTTCCAGTTCGCTCCCAACAATGGCGGCGCGATGCTGCACGCCATACGCCGCCTGGCCGATGCCTACGCCGATCCCGCTTCCTTCGAGACCATCCAGCGCCAGGGCATGAAGGCCGATGTGTCATGGGACAAGAGCGCGGAAAAATATCTTGAACTCTATCGCCTGCTGCTTTCGAAAAGGGTTGCCTGA
- a CDS encoding alpha-D-glucose phosphate-specific phosphoglucomutase, which translates to MIRTVPTKPYSDQKPGTSGLRKKVPVFQQEHYAENFIQSIFDALDGFQGKTLVIGGDGRFYNREVIQKAIAMAAANGFGKVMVGQGGILSTPAASHVIRKYKTFGGIILSASHNPGGPHEDFGIKYNAGNGGPAPEKLTDAIFAKTKAISSFKTSDIDPIDIDTIGTVKAAGMTVEIIDPVADYAELMESLFDFDALRKLFKSGFRMRFDAMHAVTGPYAKEILENRLGAPSGTCRNFKPLPDFGGHHPDPNLVHAKHLYDEMMGPDAPDFGAASDGDGDRNLIIGKGIFVTPSDSVAMLAANARLAPGYKAGLKGIARSMPTSGAADRVAEKLGIGIYETPTGWKFFGNLLDAGMATICGEESAGTGSNHVREKDGLWAVLLWLNILAARGESCKQVVTEHWAAYGRNYYSRHDYEEVESDRANALVDELRAKLGSLPGTSVRGLKIVKADDFAYHDPVDGSTSEHQGIRILFEGGSRVVFRLSGTGTSGATLRVYIERYEPDKARHDLDTQAALADLIAAADDIAGIKSHTGRNKPSVIT; encoded by the coding sequence ATGATACGGACCGTCCCCACCAAGCCCTATTCAGACCAGAAGCCCGGCACGTCTGGCCTGCGCAAGAAGGTGCCCGTGTTCCAGCAGGAGCACTATGCCGAGAACTTCATCCAGTCGATCTTCGACGCGCTCGACGGCTTCCAGGGCAAGACGCTGGTGATCGGCGGCGACGGCCGCTTCTACAACCGCGAGGTCATCCAGAAGGCCATCGCCATGGCCGCCGCCAACGGCTTCGGCAAGGTCATGGTCGGGCAGGGCGGCATATTGTCGACGCCGGCCGCCTCGCATGTCATCCGCAAATACAAGACCTTCGGCGGCATCATCCTGTCGGCCAGCCACAATCCCGGCGGCCCGCATGAGGATTTCGGCATCAAGTACAATGCCGGCAATGGCGGCCCGGCGCCGGAAAAGCTCACCGACGCCATCTTCGCCAAGACCAAGGCGATTTCGAGCTTCAAGACATCGGACATCGATCCGATCGACATCGATACGATCGGTACGGTGAAGGCCGCCGGCATGACGGTCGAGATCATCGATCCGGTCGCCGACTATGCCGAGCTGATGGAAAGCCTGTTCGATTTCGACGCGCTGCGCAAACTGTTCAAATCGGGGTTCCGCATGCGCTTCGACGCCATGCATGCGGTGACCGGTCCCTATGCCAAGGAGATCCTCGAGAACCGACTTGGCGCACCCAGCGGCACCTGCCGTAACTTCAAGCCGCTGCCGGATTTCGGCGGCCATCATCCCGATCCGAACCTGGTGCACGCCAAACATCTCTATGACGAGATGATGGGGCCGGACGCGCCGGATTTTGGCGCCGCTTCCGACGGCGACGGCGACCGCAATCTGATCATCGGCAAGGGCATTTTCGTCACCCCGTCGGATTCGGTGGCGATGCTTGCCGCCAATGCCCGCCTGGCGCCCGGCTACAAGGCCGGGCTGAAGGGCATCGCCCGTTCGATGCCGACCAGTGGTGCGGCCGACCGCGTCGCCGAAAAACTCGGCATCGGCATCTACGAGACGCCGACCGGCTGGAAGTTCTTCGGCAATCTGCTCGATGCCGGCATGGCGACGATCTGCGGCGAGGAGAGCGCCGGGACCGGTTCCAACCATGTGCGCGAAAAGGACGGCCTGTGGGCGGTGCTGTTGTGGCTCAACATCCTCGCCGCGCGCGGGGAAAGCTGCAAGCAGGTGGTCACCGAGCACTGGGCGGCCTATGGGCGCAACTACTATTCGCGTCATGACTATGAGGAGGTCGAGAGCGACCGCGCCAATGCGCTGGTCGACGAACTCAGGGCCAAGCTCGGTTCGCTGCCCGGCACCAGCGTGCGCGGCCTGAAGATCGTCAAGGCCGACGATTTCGCCTATCACGACCCGGTCGATGGTTCGACCAGCGAGCACCAGGGCATCAGGATCCTGTTCGAAGGCGGTTCGCGCGTCGTCTTCCGGCTTTCCGGCACCGGCACGTCGGGTGCCACGCTGCGCGTCTATATCGAGCGCTACGAGCCGGACAAGGCCAGGCACGATCTCGACACCCAGGCAGCCCTTGCCGACCTCATCGCCGCCGCCGACGACATTGCCGGCATCAAGAGCCACACCGGCCGCAACAAGCCGAGCGTGATTACTTGA